The following are encoded in a window of Falco biarmicus isolate bFalBia1 chromosome 8, bFalBia1.pri, whole genome shotgun sequence genomic DNA:
- the FAP gene encoding prolyl endopeptidase FAP isoform X1, with translation MLVTAHIDGKYIITTPTATHCPFLVQELPQKHVSNFMETLRNLAQFSKITDQHPEERIYILLEYSRKMKTRLKIIFGVVICLLLSLLLMCIILLPSRAVNTDDGLRALTLEDYLNGNFQYKTFFPYWVSDNEYLHQSAEDDIILYNVEMNYPTTIMTNSTMKQVNASNYVLSSDKYFIALESNYSKLWRYSYTASYHIYDLIYGGFVTENQLPHKIQYISWSPVGHKLVYVYQNNIYLKQSPREAPIKITSDGKQNTIFNGIPDWVYEEEMLATKYALWWSPSGKYLAYVQFNDSDIPVIEYSYFGEDQYPRKIIIPYPKAGAKNPTIKVFIVDTTNAEASGPKEVPVPAVIASSDHYFTWLTWVTDSRICVQWLKRIQNFSVLAICDFKGDSNTWDCPENQQHIEESQTGWAGGFFVSTPYFTSDSSSYYKIFSDKNGYKHIHYINGSVENAIQITRGKWEAIYIFRVTNDALFYSSNEFEGYPGRRNIYKISIGSKPIRKQCITCNLRKERCQYYTARFSERSKYYALICYGPGIPISTLFENHGDRELRVLEDNWELQSALQEIKLPKEEIKKLEVDGITLWYKMLLPPQFDRTKKYPLLIQVYGGPCSQNVKETFSISWITYLASKEEIIVALVDGRGTAYQGDKILHAVYRRLGVYEVEDQISAVKKFIEMGFIDEKRIAIWGWSYGGYVTSLALGSGSGVFKCGMAVAPVSSWEYYASIYTERFMGLPVESDNLEHYKNSTVMARAKNFQNVEYLLIHGTADDNVHFQNSAQIAKALVNAQVDFQAMWYTDQNHGIPGLSSKHLYTHMTHFLKQCFSLSE, from the exons ATGTTGGTTACAGCTCACATTGATGGGAAGTATATAATCACCACCCCTACAGCCACCCACTGTCCATTTCTGGTCCAAGAACTTCCCCAAAAGCATGTTTCTAATTTTATGGAAACCCTTCGAAATTTGGCACAGTTTTCAAAA ATCACTGACCAACACCCAGAAGAGAGAATTTACATTCTTTTAGAATACAGCAGGAAAATGAAG ACCCGGCTAAAAATCATATTTGGCGTGGTTAtatgccttttgctttctttattaCTTATGTGTATTATACTGCTTCCATCAAGAG CTGTCAACACAGATGATGGTCTCCGAGCTCTTACACTGGAGGATTATTTGAATGGAAATTTccaatataaaacattttttccatattgGGTGTCAG ATAACGAATATCTTCATCAGTCTGCAGAAGATGATATTATTCTTTACAATGTTGAAATGAACTACCCAACTACCATCATGACTAACAGCACAATG AAACAAGTTAATGCTTCAAATTATGTGTTGTCATCAGACAAATATTTCATAGCTCTGGAAAGCAATTATTCAAAG CTGTGGAGATACTCTTATACAGCATCATACCACATTTATGATCTCATATATGG tgGTTTTGTAACAGAAAATCAGCTTCCACATAAAATTCAGTATATATCCTGGTCACCCGTTGGACACAAATTG GTATATGTGTATCAGAATAATATCTATTTGAAACAAAGTCCAAGAGAGGCACCAATTAAAATAACTAGTGATGGGAAACAGAATACAATATTTAATGGGATTCCTGATTGGGTCTATGAAG aggAAATGCTGGCAACCAAGTATGCACTGTGGTGGTCTCCAAGTGGAAAATATTTAGCATACGTACAATTTAATGATTCTGACATACCAGTTATTGAATATTCATATTTTGGTGAGGACCAGTAtcctagaaaaataattatccCATACCCAAAG gCTGGGGCTAAAAATCCTACGATTAAGGTGTTTATTGTAGACACTACTAACGCTGAAGCATCTGGTCCCAAGGAGGTGCCAGTTCCTGCAGTCATAGCATCCAG tgaTCATTATTTTACTTGGCTTACTTGGGTAACAGATAGTCGAATCTGTGTGCAATGGCTAAAGAGAATCCAGAATTTTTCAGTCTTAGCTATTTGTGACTTCAAAGGAGACTCAAATACTTGGGACTGTCCAGAG aatcaACAGCACATAGAAGAGAGTCAAACAGGATGGGCAGGCGGA TTCTTTGTTTCTACACCATATTTTACATCAGACAGCAGTTCATACTACAAAATTTTTAGTGACAAAAATGGTTATAAGCATATTCATTACATCAATGGCTCTGTG GAGAATGCAATTCAAATTACAAGGGGAAAATGGGAGGCAATATACATCTTCAGAGTAACAAATGATGCACT TTTCTATTCAAGCAATGAATTCGAAGGATATCCAGGAAGAAGGAATATTTACAA AATCAGTATTGGAAGTAAACCTATCAGAAAACAATGCATTACTTGCAATTTAAGGAAAGAGAGATGCCAGTACTATACAGCAAGGTTCAGCGAACGTTCTAAGTATTATGCCTTGATCTGTTATG GTCCCGGGATTCCCATTTCTACTCTCTTTGAGAACCATGGTGACAGAG AGCTCAGAGTATTGGAAGACAATTGGGAATTGCAGTCTGCTTTGCAGGAGATCAAACtgccaaaagaagaaattaaaaaacttGAAGTGGATGGTATAA CTTTGTGGTACAAAATGCTTCTACCCCCCCAGTTTGATAGAACCAAGAAGTATCCTCTGCTTATTCAGGT GTACGGAGGACCTTGCAGTCAGAATGTAAAGGAAACATTTAGCATTAGCTGGATAACCTATCTTGCAAGCAAAGAGGAAATTATTGTTGCTCTAGTGGATGGCAGAGGCACAGCTTATCAAGGTGACAAGATTTTGCATGCAGTATATCGAAGACTAGGAGTCTATGAAGTTGAGGACCAAATCTCAGCAGTGAA GAAATTTATAGAAATGGGTTTTATTGATGAGAAACGAATAGCAATATGGGGCTGG TCCTATGGCGGGTATGTAACTTCTTTGGCACTTGGATCTGGCAGTGGAGTATTTAAATGTGGAATGGCTGTGGCTCCTGTTTCCAGCTGGGAATATTATG CATCTATCTACACAGAACGATTTATGGGTCTTCCTGTAGAGTCTGATAATCTTGAGCACTACAAG